One Suncus etruscus isolate mSunEtr1 chromosome 13, mSunEtr1.pri.cur, whole genome shotgun sequence genomic region harbors:
- the LOC126026123 gene encoding NADH dehydrogenase [ubiquinone] 1 beta subcomplex subunit 2, mitochondrial-like, translated as MSALSRAAPLLRLGGRLFKGLGEREAGGAGVRRAGGGPHIEPRYRQFPQLTRSQVIQAEFFSATMWFWILWRFWHDSDAVLGHFPYPDPSQWTDEELGILPDDED; from the coding sequence ATGTCGGCGCTGTCGCGAGCCGCGCCCTTGCTTCGCCTGGGAGGCCGCCTCTTCAAGGGCCTCGGGGAGCGGGAGGCTGGAGGCGCCGGAGTGCGTCGGGCTGGCGGCGGGCCACACATTGAGCCCCGCTACCGTCAGTTTCCCCAGCTGACCCGCTCGCAGGTGATCCAGGCTGAGTTCTTCAGTGCAACCATGTGGTTCTGGATTCTATGGCGCTTTTGGCATGACTCGGACGCTGTGCTGGGTCACTTTCCATATCCAGACCCTTCCCAGTGGACGGATGAAGAGCTGGGGATCCTTCCTGATGATGAGGACTGA